A single Aminobacterium mobile DSM 12262 DNA region contains:
- a CDS encoding GGDEF domain-containing protein, whose translation MNFIREVDLRMKGKEFEHFLWSQNIHHSLVFSSIGLFVESMAFGYVLKAKLTRYFPFYITLFLAALGIIPLLIYLNKRKMDFMPRGGNVFGCFFLFAILIYASFLSIMNQYYTGAISEYIIVMFSLASFFYIPFLPSLFIFIGSHLFFTYTLLHIHSHYLLLQDHVVNSTAALCLAFFISRLTYNQKITAFINSKTIEEQMEALRDLSIKDGMTGLFNHNYICTRLEEEIRRTKRYKTPLSIGLFDLDGFKNVNDTHGHQEGDAILIYVAQQMMETFRDTDLIGRYGGDEFLVIFPETEVEDAVIAAERFRQALVTPDSQGSYTSISVSGGIVKFNDEDTLEAFIHKADILLYNAKNLGKDQISW comes from the coding sequence ATGAATTTTATACGTGAAGTCGATTTAAGAATGAAGGGGAAAGAATTCGAACACTTTCTCTGGAGTCAAAATATCCATCACTCCCTTGTTTTTAGTTCTATAGGACTTTTTGTAGAAAGCATGGCCTTTGGGTATGTTTTAAAAGCTAAATTAACTCGTTACTTCCCTTTTTACATCACTCTTTTTCTTGCAGCTCTTGGAATCATTCCGCTTTTAATATACCTAAATAAAAGGAAGATGGATTTTATGCCTCGTGGAGGAAATGTGTTTGGATGCTTTTTCCTTTTCGCTATTCTTATCTATGCATCTTTTCTCAGCATTATGAACCAATACTACACAGGCGCTATTTCTGAATACATTATTGTAATGTTTAGCCTTGCTTCCTTTTTCTATATCCCCTTTTTACCGTCACTGTTCATATTTATTGGTTCGCATCTTTTCTTTACTTACACTCTTCTTCATATACATTCCCACTACCTACTTCTTCAGGACCACGTTGTCAATTCAACGGCGGCCCTCTGCCTCGCCTTTTTCATTTCCAGGCTTACGTATAACCAGAAAATTACGGCGTTCATAAATAGTAAAACCATTGAAGAACAAATGGAAGCACTGAGAGATCTTTCTATAAAAGATGGAATGACTGGCCTTTTCAATCACAATTACATCTGCACGCGGCTGGAAGAAGAAATACGGCGTACTAAGCGGTATAAAACCCCCCTCTCCATCGGGCTCTTTGACCTCGATGGTTTCAAAAATGTTAACGACACTCATGGTCATCAAGAAGGTGACGCTATTCTTATTTACGTAGCACAGCAGATGATGGAAACCTTTCGAGATACCGATCTCATTGGGAGATATGGAGGAGATGAATTTCTTGTTATATTTCCAGAGACAGAGGTGGAAGATGCCGTCATTGCCGCAGAAAGATTTCGCCAGGCCTTAGTGACACCAGACAGCCAAGGATCCTATACGTCTATTTCCGTCAGTGGGGGGATCGTAAAATTTAATGATGAAGATACCCTTGAGGCATTTATACATAAAGCAGATATTCTTCTTTACAATGCGAAGAATTTAGGGAAAGACCAAATATCGTGGTAA
- a CDS encoding TetR/AcrR family transcriptional regulator encodes MSRLHSKKKAVVGELMRDLLYRSARKVLEDYGWKGTTMDRVAQQAGVAKGTVYNYFKNKRELMAFVLDKNVEPLNQKVASIIDDSPSSMKEALADIIQTVLNGMKQNRKINSAMILAFHEDVELRRSYNPEEHPLQFIRNGVRQIIAEGISSGEFRVVNPILAEAMIHSLITGLSRQTAFGYLDITEKNMDNDIVSIILDGLAAPIIRGGSL; translated from the coding sequence ATGTCTCGACTTCATTCTAAGAAAAAGGCAGTAGTAGGAGAATTAATGCGTGACCTCTTATACAGATCTGCGCGAAAAGTTTTAGAAGATTACGGTTGGAAAGGCACGACTATGGATAGGGTAGCCCAGCAGGCTGGCGTTGCCAAAGGAACTGTCTATAACTACTTTAAAAATAAGCGCGAGCTTATGGCTTTTGTGCTAGACAAGAATGTAGAACCTCTAAACCAGAAAGTGGCTTCTATAATAGACGATTCGCCGTCAAGTATGAAAGAAGCACTAGCTGATATTATACAAACCGTCTTAAACGGCATGAAACAAAATCGTAAAATAAATTCAGCAATGATATTGGCTTTTCATGAGGATGTAGAGCTCCGCCGCAGCTATAACCCAGAAGAGCATCCGCTTCAGTTTATACGAAATGGTGTTCGTCAAATTATTGCGGAGGGAATTTCTAGCGGCGAGTTTCGCGTCGTTAATCCAATCCTTGCTGAAGCCATGATCCATTCCCTTATTACTGGCCTCTCGCGACAAACGGCTTTTGGCTATCTCGATATAACAGAAAAAAATATGGACAACGATATTGTTTCTATTATTTTAGATGGATTAGCAGCTCCAATTATTAGAGGAGGAAGCCTATGA
- a CDS encoding efflux RND transporter permease subunit, protein MKVTDISLRRPVTVLIGTFALIFFGLLAMRNMGMERIPDVDFPLVVVSTTMEGASPTVMDNDVTDVLEEQLNTISGIESIRSSSYEGRSLVIVEFELGRDIDAAAADVRDKVNLAIADLPVEADTPIVQKFSAADSPVITLGVVGTAPYRVMSHYADKVVKERLQAVNGVGNVDTIGLRNREIRVWLNPALLEARNLTVQDVRDAIKDKHVELPAGRLESDRRELSIRLEGEYGSVEELKSLPIVSRDGAVIRLQDVAKVEDGFEDIRSVATYNGEPVILLDILKQRGANEVSLADDVMKQLDGLKNLAPEGVKLLVLSDTSDFVRKSMTGVGWDMLAGIGLCSLIMLFFLQTFRATFVTVVTIPVCLLGSLIVLRGLGITINNLSMMGLSLAVGMVVDATTVVLENIHRHMEQGKTAFLAASEGTSEVGFSVIAGAATTVCVFAPVASMGGIIGRFFYAFGMTVVMTIIISLVLSVTLSPFLCSRILKRDNPGRIASKIENFLREMENSYKKALHVCLRHRFLVLGAASVFFIVGLVVASRLGTGFFPNEDRGDFTISFELPAGTSLEESKQFLLELGESVRLYPEVAYTYGTIGSGMGKEVNKGALNVTLIPRKQRVPSKAIMGQMRKQFSSYKDAELTFGTWGSDITLTLVGQDTEQLSRIGEAMKKDLEKDNRLADITTDVRLDSPRINVSINRGLADEMDINVRDLSQDIQAYFGGVKAGVFKDGGYRYDIRVKAEEGYRRSLADIESLTFKDGSKKLVKAPGLIKVEEGRGPTLVKRYNRQRSLTVSANTAGISSGEGMALVMNAFEQNAPVDGSVRLIPTGSSKHMQENFRELLMALAIAIVLVYMVMAVQFESFLYPLMVMFSLPLATSGVFFILLLTGMEIDMMSMMGIILLVGIVVNNAIILVDFANQRRAAGYDGLTAMEESAPLRLRPILMTALSTVIAAVPIALGLSEGGEIRQPMSTAVIGGMLTSTFLTLFVIPAVYVILGDVKEKVKVLFFRVRGREKTVVQAGNPGTSMGGGEK, encoded by the coding sequence ATGAAAGTTACCGATATTTCTTTACGAAGACCTGTCACTGTTTTAATTGGAACCTTTGCTCTTATTTTCTTTGGTCTTTTGGCCATGAGAAATATGGGAATGGAGCGAATACCAGACGTAGATTTTCCATTAGTCGTAGTTTCTACCACAATGGAAGGCGCTAGCCCTACCGTTATGGATAATGACGTAACAGATGTGTTGGAGGAACAGCTCAACACCATTTCTGGGATAGAGAGTATTCGTTCTAGCAGCTATGAAGGGCGTTCTCTCGTAATAGTGGAATTCGAGCTTGGTCGAGACATAGATGCGGCAGCGGCAGATGTTCGGGATAAAGTAAATTTGGCCATTGCTGATTTGCCGGTAGAAGCTGACACTCCCATTGTTCAGAAGTTTTCGGCTGCCGATAGTCCGGTTATCACTTTAGGTGTTGTAGGGACAGCCCCTTATCGGGTCATGTCTCACTATGCTGATAAAGTTGTAAAAGAGCGGCTCCAGGCCGTTAATGGAGTAGGAAATGTAGACACTATCGGCCTGCGAAATAGGGAGATACGTGTGTGGCTAAATCCAGCACTTCTTGAGGCCCGAAATTTAACGGTGCAAGATGTTCGGGACGCCATTAAAGATAAGCACGTAGAACTCCCTGCCGGGCGTCTTGAATCTGACCGCCGAGAACTCAGCATCAGGCTTGAAGGAGAATATGGTTCTGTTGAAGAACTCAAGAGCCTCCCTATTGTTTCTCGGGATGGCGCCGTTATACGCCTTCAAGACGTGGCAAAGGTAGAAGATGGCTTCGAAGACATCCGGTCTGTGGCTACCTATAATGGAGAGCCGGTCATCCTTCTCGATATTTTGAAGCAACGTGGAGCTAACGAAGTTTCATTGGCTGATGATGTAATGAAGCAACTCGACGGTCTAAAGAATTTGGCTCCAGAAGGTGTAAAACTTCTGGTACTTTCAGACACTTCTGACTTCGTTCGAAAATCGATGACTGGTGTAGGGTGGGATATGCTTGCCGGAATTGGGCTTTGTTCTTTGATCATGCTTTTTTTCCTTCAAACATTCCGAGCGACCTTCGTAACGGTAGTAACGATCCCTGTCTGTCTTTTAGGGAGCTTGATCGTATTGCGAGGTTTGGGAATAACCATTAACAACTTGAGCATGATGGGCCTTTCTCTGGCGGTAGGTATGGTTGTTGACGCAACTACAGTGGTTCTTGAGAATATCCATCGTCACATGGAACAAGGAAAGACGGCATTTCTGGCAGCATCTGAAGGCACAAGCGAAGTAGGTTTCTCCGTTATAGCTGGGGCTGCAACTACAGTATGTGTTTTTGCTCCAGTAGCATCTATGGGTGGAATTATCGGGCGATTTTTCTACGCCTTTGGAATGACAGTTGTTATGACGATCATTATTTCTCTGGTTCTTTCTGTCACTTTATCTCCTTTCCTTTGCTCTCGAATCCTGAAGAGAGACAACCCAGGGAGAATAGCTTCTAAAATCGAGAATTTTCTTAGAGAGATGGAGAACTCTTATAAGAAGGCATTGCATGTCTGTCTGCGTCATCGCTTTCTCGTTCTCGGAGCGGCGAGCGTTTTCTTTATAGTAGGTCTTGTCGTCGCCAGCAGACTAGGGACGGGCTTTTTCCCTAACGAGGACCGGGGAGACTTTACCATTAGCTTTGAGCTCCCAGCAGGGACGTCACTTGAAGAGTCGAAACAATTCCTTCTCGAGCTAGGAGAATCTGTTCGTTTATACCCTGAGGTAGCTTACACCTACGGTACCATCGGTTCTGGAATGGGGAAGGAAGTAAATAAAGGTGCGCTGAATGTAACCCTCATTCCTCGCAAACAGCGAGTTCCTTCGAAGGCTATTATGGGACAGATGAGAAAACAGTTTTCTTCGTACAAAGATGCGGAACTTACCTTTGGAACGTGGGGCTCCGACATTACTTTGACTCTTGTTGGGCAAGACACGGAGCAGCTTTCCCGTATAGGAGAAGCGATGAAAAAGGATCTTGAGAAAGATAATCGTTTAGCTGACATTACCACAGACGTACGTCTCGATAGCCCTCGAATAAATGTGAGCATTAATCGTGGACTGGCCGATGAAATGGATATTAACGTACGAGACCTTTCTCAAGATATTCAGGCGTATTTTGGTGGAGTCAAGGCTGGAGTTTTCAAAGACGGCGGATATCGATATGACATTAGAGTGAAGGCCGAAGAAGGATATCGTCGAAGTTTGGCAGATATAGAAAGTCTTACTTTCAAAGATGGGAGCAAAAAATTAGTGAAGGCCCCTGGACTCATTAAAGTAGAGGAAGGGCGCGGACCAACTCTGGTAAAACGCTATAATCGACAGCGCTCCCTTACTGTAAGTGCCAATACTGCCGGGATATCTTCAGGAGAAGGAATGGCTCTTGTTATGAATGCCTTTGAGCAGAATGCTCCGGTAGATGGCAGTGTACGACTTATACCAACTGGCTCATCGAAACATATGCAAGAGAACTTCAGAGAACTCTTAATGGCCCTAGCTATTGCTATCGTTCTGGTCTATATGGTTATGGCTGTCCAGTTTGAATCGTTCCTCTATCCTTTAATGGTCATGTTCTCGTTACCTCTTGCGACATCAGGTGTATTTTTTATTTTGTTGTTAACAGGAATGGAAATAGATATGATGAGCATGATGGGTATTATCCTTCTTGTTGGAATAGTTGTTAACAACGCTATTATCCTGGTGGACTTCGCCAACCAGCGTCGCGCAGCAGGATATGACGGGCTTACTGCTATGGAAGAATCAGCTCCCCTTCGGTTACGGCCTATATTAATGACGGCCCTATCCACAGTTATCGCAGCTGTTCCTATAGCGTTGGGGCTGAGCGAAGGCGGCGAAATTCGACAGCCCATGTCTACTGCTGTTATTGGTGGAATGCTGACCTCGACTTTCTTGACCCTCTTCGTTATCCCTGCGGTTTACGTTATTCTTGGAGATGTGAAGGAGAAAGTAAAAGTGTTGTTTTTTCGCGTCAGAGGAAGAGAAAAAACAGTAGTTCAGGCTGGCAATCCTGGTACGAGTATGGGCGGAGGGGAAAAATGA
- a CDS encoding TolC family protein: MRRIRKSIYSVVVLCGVLLGCAGTYSSALASDEKPLTLKMALELAEERNLDILSAREELVRAKGKIVEADAEGLPTFNAGASYTRREAGKEDILEEDVYSAGVTLTQPLYKGGQIRAGKRQASYGLLQAENFYKETREQIALDVYNRFYAVLLEKENVATAEDALAFAEKYLEEVKKKRVLGLATGLEITRAEKQLAENRSALIRATNNLKTAHLDLFELLNLAPDASYMVQGKIAYVPIDGGDPALSLAKALELRPELLRAKNLVKEREQSVEIAKSGLRPSVSVSGSYRYDDPNQTGYDKKDTWLARLNVDIPIIDSGTTHGRVVQQTALLEQAKRGVEKKEEAIRTEVQSVYLDLDTAAQVLKEAKVNFDLAKETLRLAEVGYREGVGIQLDVLNARASLTQAMQEHSAALRNYAYTVVRLKKAEGILVDEPVLSSIEE; encoded by the coding sequence ATGAGGAGAATAAGAAAAAGCATATACAGTGTTGTTGTTTTATGTGGAGTGCTCTTGGGCTGTGCGGGAACATATTCCAGCGCTCTTGCTTCTGATGAAAAGCCTTTAACTCTCAAAATGGCACTGGAACTGGCAGAAGAGAGAAACCTGGATATCCTTTCTGCCAGAGAAGAACTTGTTCGAGCCAAGGGGAAGATAGTTGAAGCTGATGCAGAAGGTCTTCCCACCTTCAATGCTGGAGCCAGCTATACACGCCGTGAGGCAGGGAAAGAAGACATCCTTGAAGAAGATGTTTATAGTGCTGGCGTGACCCTCACCCAGCCTCTTTACAAAGGGGGACAAATCAGGGCGGGGAAGCGGCAAGCCTCCTATGGCCTTTTACAAGCTGAAAACTTTTACAAGGAAACCAGAGAACAGATAGCTCTTGATGTTTATAATCGTTTCTATGCTGTTTTGCTGGAAAAAGAGAATGTAGCTACTGCTGAAGACGCGTTAGCTTTTGCAGAAAAATATCTGGAAGAAGTTAAGAAAAAACGGGTACTGGGCCTGGCTACGGGGCTTGAAATTACCCGCGCTGAGAAACAACTTGCAGAAAATAGATCGGCATTGATTCGGGCAACGAATAACCTTAAAACTGCCCACCTCGATCTTTTTGAACTATTGAATCTCGCTCCTGACGCTTCGTATATGGTACAGGGGAAAATAGCGTATGTTCCTATAGATGGAGGAGATCCGGCTCTCTCTTTAGCGAAGGCGCTTGAACTCCGCCCAGAATTGTTAAGAGCTAAAAACCTGGTTAAGGAGCGGGAGCAGTCGGTAGAGATAGCTAAAAGTGGACTAAGGCCTTCTGTATCTGTATCAGGATCGTATCGTTACGATGATCCGAACCAGACAGGATACGATAAAAAAGATACGTGGCTCGCTCGCCTAAATGTTGATATTCCCATCATAGATAGCGGTACCACCCATGGGCGAGTGGTTCAGCAAACAGCCTTGTTGGAACAGGCAAAAAGAGGGGTAGAAAAAAAAGAAGAGGCTATTCGAACAGAAGTACAGTCTGTATATTTAGATTTAGATACGGCTGCTCAAGTTTTAAAAGAGGCTAAAGTGAATTTTGATTTGGCAAAAGAGACCCTTCGTCTTGCGGAAGTTGGATATAGGGAGGGCGTGGGTATTCAGCTTGATGTTTTAAATGCCCGGGCCTCGTTAACCCAAGCTATGCAGGAACACTCTGCAGCTCTTCGAAACTATGCGTATACAGTTGTCCGTCTCAAAAAGGCGGAAGGGATTTTAGTAGACGAACCAGTTCTTTCTTCCATAGAGGAGTGA
- a CDS encoding efflux RND transporter periplasmic adaptor subunit encodes MKFKKKIIIPFIFIVAVLAWLIWGPLKDKPEASQSVPSHLPEVAKVVAVPVKEMPLLRQGFEETCSIEAIERVTLYPKVTGRLEELRAHQGDKVQKGHVIAVLDHRDIDAQIASLKAGIVVSEAQVAEARAALNNAKVEWERYQRLVKEGYATQQQLDNKETAYLQAEARSQLAKASVDQTRAQLQNLEVSLSEYSIKASINGIVLNDYAHTVGTMMTPSTAVAEIANVDTLKAVVRVPESRAFSLSKGMVGLIKADGLGDGVFEGKIARMSPFVKEDTRTVQVEFFIDNRKSGYQLRPGMFARVFMVQEERPEALVVPPEALFTNSESPSVLLVEDGKVKHTPVSLGLKTDTAVQITEGVKEGDLVIISGGNHLQTGNPVEVSVRE; translated from the coding sequence GTGAAATTCAAAAAGAAAATTATTATTCCTTTCATCTTTATAGTCGCTGTACTTGCATGGCTTATCTGGGGGCCGTTAAAAGATAAACCTGAAGCTTCACAGAGCGTTCCTTCTCATCTTCCAGAAGTGGCCAAAGTTGTTGCTGTCCCTGTAAAGGAAATGCCACTGCTACGCCAAGGGTTTGAGGAGACATGTTCTATTGAAGCTATAGAGCGTGTTACTCTCTACCCTAAAGTAACGGGGCGTCTTGAGGAGCTCCGAGCCCATCAGGGCGATAAAGTTCAGAAAGGGCACGTCATAGCCGTTCTGGATCATCGTGACATAGATGCCCAAATTGCGTCATTAAAGGCGGGAATTGTTGTGTCTGAAGCTCAGGTAGCGGAAGCGCGAGCAGCTCTTAACAACGCGAAGGTAGAGTGGGAACGCTATCAGCGCCTCGTTAAAGAGGGGTATGCAACGCAACAGCAACTAGACAACAAAGAGACCGCCTATCTTCAGGCTGAAGCTCGCTCTCAACTGGCGAAGGCTTCGGTAGATCAGACACGGGCGCAGCTTCAAAACTTGGAAGTTTCCTTGTCTGAGTACTCCATAAAGGCCTCTATTAATGGGATTGTATTGAACGATTACGCTCATACGGTAGGCACAATGATGACACCCTCTACTGCCGTTGCCGAGATTGCGAATGTAGATACTCTTAAGGCTGTGGTTCGGGTTCCTGAATCGAGAGCTTTTTCTCTCTCTAAAGGCATGGTGGGCCTTATAAAAGCAGATGGGCTTGGAGATGGGGTTTTTGAGGGTAAAATAGCACGAATGAGCCCTTTCGTAAAAGAGGACACTCGCACGGTTCAGGTTGAGTTCTTTATTGATAACAGAAAAAGCGGTTATCAATTACGTCCAGGAATGTTTGCGAGGGTTTTCATGGTTCAAGAGGAGCGGCCTGAAGCCCTTGTTGTTCCTCCAGAAGCTCTTTTTACGAATAGTGAAAGTCCATCTGTCCTCTTAGTTGAGGATGGGAAAGTTAAACATACACCAGTCTCTTTGGGGTTAAAAACTGACACGGCGGTACAGATTACGGAGGGAGTAAAAGAAGGAGATCTCGTTATTATCTCTGGTGGAAATCACCTTCAGACAGGGAACCCGGTAGAAGTTTCCGTCCGGGAATAA
- a CDS encoding aspartate aminotransferase family protein, which produces MICVPEYGAMIPRSYKTALKKAVRGEGIYIFDEDKKPYIDGCSGALLSSVGHGNREIADAIYKQLTTLEFAHPSRWYNEATMEASKEVASMSPEELNYVWLVSGGSEAIESALKLARQYFVERDGVSSAKYVMIARWNSYHGSTIGTMGLAGSMARRRTFYPLYQDYPKIASHYCYRCPFGLSYPSCDIRCAYDLEHEIRKIGAQYIAAFVAEPIVGSTVGGLHPPKEYWPIVRDICSKYDVLLIADEIMTGIGRTGKNFCLNHWNVVPDMICSAKALSGGYSPVGALIVKDEIIETLKEGSGAFQHGHTYNANPVTAAAVTATLRLIKREGLVENAYIQGERLGKKLQSLYEIPIVGDVRGMGLMRGIEIVADPATRQAFPSPVNAAGVVTNECLKQGLVVYPGRGQIDGIEGDQFLVAPPLIVTEQDVDEIFTRLEKGLRAARDILLPRQ; this is translated from the coding sequence ATGATTTGTGTGCCGGAATATGGAGCTATGATTCCTCGTAGTTATAAGACGGCTTTAAAAAAGGCGGTCAGGGGGGAAGGAATTTATATTTTTGATGAAGATAAGAAGCCCTATATTGACGGTTGTAGCGGGGCCTTACTTTCCAGTGTGGGGCATGGGAACAGAGAGATAGCTGATGCTATCTATAAACAGCTTACGACTCTTGAATTTGCTCACCCTTCGCGATGGTATAACGAAGCAACTATGGAAGCGTCAAAAGAAGTGGCATCGATGTCCCCAGAGGAACTGAACTACGTATGGCTTGTAAGTGGCGGGAGCGAGGCCATAGAATCGGCTCTCAAGCTGGCCAGACAGTACTTTGTAGAACGAGATGGGGTTAGTTCCGCTAAATATGTAATGATTGCGCGATGGAACTCCTATCATGGAAGCACGATTGGTACCATGGGCTTAGCCGGCAGTATGGCTCGGCGGCGAACCTTTTATCCTCTCTATCAAGATTATCCTAAAATAGCTTCTCATTATTGTTATCGTTGTCCCTTCGGATTATCGTATCCTTCCTGCGATATTCGTTGTGCCTATGATCTCGAACATGAAATTCGGAAAATCGGTGCTCAATATATTGCTGCCTTTGTAGCTGAACCGATTGTTGGTTCTACTGTTGGAGGACTCCACCCACCTAAGGAATATTGGCCGATAGTACGGGATATTTGCTCAAAATATGATGTGCTTCTCATTGCTGATGAAATCATGACAGGCATTGGGCGGACAGGGAAAAACTTTTGTTTGAACCATTGGAACGTTGTGCCCGATATGATTTGTTCAGCAAAAGCTCTGTCTGGTGGCTATTCTCCAGTAGGTGCTCTCATCGTGAAGGATGAAATTATTGAAACTCTAAAGGAAGGTAGCGGAGCTTTTCAGCATGGTCACACGTATAACGCAAATCCAGTAACTGCCGCAGCTGTTACGGCAACTCTCCGATTAATCAAACGAGAAGGATTGGTAGAAAATGCTTATATTCAAGGAGAGAGACTTGGTAAAAAACTACAGAGCCTCTACGAGATACCTATTGTAGGTGATGTTCGGGGAATGGGGCTCATGAGGGGTATTGAAATAGTAGCGGATCCTGCCACTCGCCAAGCCTTCCCATCTCCAGTCAATGCTGCAGGTGTGGTAACAAACGAATGCTTAAAGCAAGGGCTTGTTGTTTACCCCGGTCGAGGACAAATAGATGGCATAGAGGGAGATCAGTTTTTAGTAGCGCCTCCCTTAATAGTAACAGAGCAAGATGTAGACGAAATCTTTACTCGTTTAGAGAAAGGGCTGAGGGCAGCGAGAGACATATTGCTGCCTAGACAATAA
- a CDS encoding TAXI family TRAP transporter solute-binding subunit: MKKKWIALIAVLALIALGATAAAVTFITIGSGGVGGTYYPLGGAMAEILTKADIGVKATSRSTAASKENCRLVASGKAQIGMSMGSTLYQAYTGTEAFEQDGKLPLRILMHMYPAPQHLVTTTKTGIKSFGDIKGKKVSVGAPGGGDQILSNIILNAAGIDPDKDIQKQQLTQPEGVMALKDGNIDAVFWNFAAPGSAVLEVAAVRDIVLIPLPQDVVNNIVEKNPFLFSYNIAKGTYPGIDEDILTVADGNFLVVREDMPEELGYNLVKTIIEKAKAFMDVTQQASHFVPKEASVGIIPFTSGSIKYFKEQGIDMK, encoded by the coding sequence ATGAAGAAAAAATGGATAGCCCTGATAGCGGTTCTAGCTCTCATTGCTTTGGGCGCTACAGCAGCAGCCGTAACCTTTATCACCATAGGGTCTGGTGGGGTTGGCGGAACCTACTATCCCTTGGGTGGAGCTATGGCAGAGATACTCACCAAAGCGGATATTGGCGTGAAAGCTACTTCGCGCTCAACAGCTGCCTCGAAAGAAAATTGTCGTCTTGTAGCATCTGGAAAAGCCCAGATAGGAATGTCTATGGGGTCTACTTTGTACCAAGCTTATACAGGTACCGAAGCCTTTGAACAAGATGGAAAACTGCCGTTGAGAATTCTTATGCATATGTACCCTGCCCCCCAGCATCTTGTAACTACAACAAAAACAGGCATTAAATCTTTTGGAGATATTAAAGGTAAAAAGGTGTCTGTGGGAGCCCCTGGCGGAGGAGATCAAATATTAAGCAATATTATCCTTAATGCTGCTGGAATTGATCCGGATAAAGACATTCAAAAACAGCAACTTACACAGCCTGAGGGCGTTATGGCTCTGAAAGATGGCAATATAGACGCCGTATTTTGGAACTTTGCAGCTCCAGGGTCGGCAGTACTGGAGGTAGCGGCTGTTCGGGATATAGTATTGATTCCTCTCCCTCAAGATGTAGTGAATAACATCGTGGAGAAAAATCCATTCCTCTTCTCGTACAACATAGCGAAAGGGACATATCCAGGTATTGACGAAGACATCCTCACTGTCGCCGATGGCAACTTTCTTGTTGTGCGCGAAGATATGCCAGAAGAGCTTGGATATAACCTCGTAAAAACAATTATTGAAAAAGCGAAAGCTTTTATGGATGTAACCCAGCAGGCATCTCATTTTGTCCCCAAAGAAGCGAGTGTAGGAATAATCCCCTTTACGTCAGGATCCATTAAATATTTTAAAGAACAAGGCATAGATATGAAATAA